The Cydia pomonella isolate Wapato2018A chromosome 13, ilCydPomo1, whole genome shotgun sequence genome segment acatttaaaccGCAAAAGTTGATGACAAAGCTCTTCGATAGTCAGTCAACGATGAGGCGTGGTCGGATGATGCAAGCCCGAGCGCGACTGTCTCATACAGTCTCACGGTTTGGTTGCTAGCACGTGTGCCAGCCAATTACTGCGCTCAACTTTGACATTATGTCCCTCTGATCAACGGAACGTACTACACTTTAAGGTATATTAACTGCCCTAGTGGGAGTAGTCTGACCTAgattgggtagtgaccctgcttatgaagtcgatggtcccgggttcgaattccgctaagggcatttatttttgtgatgaacacagatatttattcctgagtcatgggtgttttctatgtatataagtatgtatttatctatatacgtaatGGCACTATGCGTAGacagtatgtatatcgtcgcctagtttggggctaggtcgatttgtgtaagattgtctccaaaaatatttataactaaatttcAGAGGacaattttatacttacattgGTAACGACCTAGTTTTTACAGCTACAGTTTTGTCCTTCTAAAAAAAGAATctaaaggccagtccagacgggaacaACATTTCGCCCATCTGATTAATTTGCCTGATTTGCCTTGGGGACGCAAACGCCAATTTTGTTCGCATATTTTGACCGATAAAATGGAGGTGAGGACGCAGAAATACCAATTTGTGACCATAGAGTACGTAAAGATATTATCAGAGGTAATTTgacttatgacaaactgtgacactGGAATGGCGGATGGTTTGAAAGTGTGCGCGTAGACGAGTGATACCatgtaaaacatattctccctgatgtaataattatgtttaaaataaaaaaaatgcattgttttatgtttgacaataaatatgtacctgaTCTTCTGAGGTCTTGAAAATGCGTAATATTGCATAATTACTTTgtgcaaacattatttaaaataataatatttagcatcGGAATGATAtcagttcgttttttttaatttatatatttaacttGAAACATATCTTTAAATCataagttttaaacaaaaaaatatgttccagATCGGAAATTATGATAAATTATGATCGAAAATTGATAAATatcgattatttataaatttataaataatcctgaaatactttttaaacaaatatagactaaattacaaatatctacGTAGGTATATGCTTTTATAAGTCTTAACACATGCGCACCATATCTACGGACTCAAATTACATGCACCGCGTGCAAACactataaaatcataatatttaatattagatGAAATCAATTGTTAAAAGACATTAGAGACAtctgattttgaacaaaaatataatatacataacaaacAAATGTTTACTATCAAATATTAGTCATAAAAGTGTCTATAAACTCATtattttcgggaaattaccataccgacttattttgaaattcgcaagcaataatttatccatttaCCTAAATAATCTCTTATACAGAGTACATAACGATTTAATAAGAAGGGCATCAATTACCCTACTTTCGGGAAATTACTCTATTCAACCTACTGGTCATACTCCTGTTCCGCagatattgaaattgaaatatcttgattttacgtacgataacatgataattgataaacttACCTATGAAACGTTATCCCATCTCTTTTTTTTCGTCTGATCTATATAATTCTTATAACACTTGACCTCTCATGTcggcatattttatatttttcttccaccatttactcaaatgacatgtcgatccgactgacggcaaattggtggatgagggcATAGAGATAAATGTCAATAtctgtgtgtcacgcgtaaatactaggaaattggtggatgatggaatcctagttgtgttttacCGATACTCCGTCCGCAGTATTATTagtccaagtttgtgacctgcTTGTGACGCTATTCTTCACATTAGGAGgcagtttttaaatttagagcgaataaatctaaaattcgTGATTGAtgccaatttattttctgatcaaACCGGTAgatttgatcatcccgtctaGACTGACCTTTAAAGTCGTAGTCCAGTCGCGAGCTAGGTAATCTTAatcttattcataaaaaatatataattcaaagTAATCACAAATACAAATTGATATCAATACAAGAAAATATTTCGgctatttaaatgtaaattatcaGTACGCGAAAACACCCAACTCATATTAAACAAATCGAGTTAGAAAAAGTGGACATTACCGGGTTGTCATCTTCGTTCTAGTTACTATACGTCCTCGTCACCGGGACATGTCCCCGTTTGAAGCTTGGTGTCCCGGTGTCCCCGTTATTAAGCAAATTCCCCCGTCAATGTTCAAAATTTAGCAAGAGTTGCCATACGTCCCCGTTTAAAGATTAGCGTCCCGGTGATACCCACAGGAGTAAAACTTGCGTTATGGCAACCTGTACTAGTTAGATTCATTTGCCAATGTTCTTTTGAGTTTGCTTCATTATATTGATGTTCTATGAAAAGTAACTGATTTGGCCCGTAAGCAAACTTGGATACAATACATGCAATGAAAAGGGGTATGGAAATTATTACCACCCAACCTGTCTTCCTTCCCAGAGTCACTCCAATATTCGTGTGTGATACTGATATGGTATATATACTACATTTCCAACACCCACATGTTAGCAAACAAATGAATATATTAGTAATGAAATTATTCGGGCGGTGTGTCGTCCGGCACCATCACCACACCATAACACACAGCAGTCAGGTAGTGACCTCGTGGTCGTATTAATATAAAGCGCGCTGTCGAGTCGAGCGGTACATCTCGCACGTGGCTGGGCCTTGGGGTCGCATCAGgttcatatacatacatatatattatggcATCTGCTCCGATGTAGTGTTGCAGCCATTTGAATATAAAAGTAggaaaaatcctttcttagactcacaggcgtattctaattttaataaaaggttatgaattagatctggattagttatagatctgatctgtcagtgtcaaaagtgatatttcttcaaccaaaaacttcTAAAATCTaacttgttattaaaatcagaatacgcctgtgAGTCTAAGAAGGGATTTTTCAAATGTACAGTTGAGGATGTTTCTAAATTCTTTATCTCTACATGCCATTATATTCAAGTAGTTTTGTTCAAAATAGAATCTGACTATGTATTCCGCTATTTTATCCTACGCCCATGTCCCTATCAAACTCATCTTTTCAATTTTAGTGATTTTTATGATTTAAGTAGTGTTGTCACTTAACGATATGCTAAAGTTGCAAGGGGGGCAATGAGGCGGCTTTTCGCCTagacacaaaacaaaacattcaaATTTCCACTCCATCACTTCATTCCATGATTATGTGAATTGAAAACGGTGCAGTACCTACTTATGCATGAAACAGTAGCGTGTCGGTTATCAGAATATTTAATCTCACTTTTCTTTTAATGAAGTGCGTTGAGTATCTCTACTCGTAATACTTTAGTAGTCAGTAGGTATACTTGATATCATAAACCTAATTAGTTATGCATATTGCATGTCAGGTTGTAGCTATTTTGCATGCTGAGACTGAGACTTGAAACATAGTAATACTATTAAATTGTAAGATCAGTGCGTATTTTTGATATACAATAATTTGAGCTAGAATAGTTTGAACCTACGACCACATTTCACATCTACGTACTGTAAGTGTAATTAAAGTACCCACGTCACCATACTTACTATTTAGTTGTATAAAATAGTTGATACTTACTTGTGTTAAGTCTGTGTATGTGTACGCCTTTTTGTTCCATGGGATAGGTCCCATGATATTGCACTGCCCGGTAGACAAATGGTTGCAAGATTGCATAAAGTTTCTCTACACCAGGCGGCTTGATAGCACGACTGGTTGAAAGTGATGCAGGTACATACCCACCGGAAACCGCGGCTTTCTACCCATCTAATCCAGCCAATGATCTCATCATTTCAAATTACTAGCTCGTGCATGAACTTGTCGATTTACTTTGTTTTCTCTATGAACATTATGTGGAAAAATGCAGCGATACTATAATCTAAACGTTTTTGTTAGCCTTGTGTTTGTACCTGATATCTTGTCTAACTTGTAAGTGTCCTGATAACTTgttaaaatatctatatatcaaATCCTAGCTTAACAAACATGGAAGCGCTAAATGCTACCCGGAACACATCGACTCGACTGGAAAGGAATGAATCACATCGTCTAAGAAACTAATTGAATTCAAGTTGCAACTCGATTACTGTATTCTCTTTGTTTACTGCCTATAAAAACTTGCTGTTAGACAACTTGACGCTATCTGCCCCAGTATTAATAACAGTATCGACTAgttcacattattatttattaagtcagCACATTCTGCCTCTGCAATTCTGTTGAGGTATCGATATCGATCggaatgtaatatttattttctatatatgGTACAAACGTATTTATTGTGCATATAAATGACACATAATTAAGATTATTTCATCGTATTTCGAAATAGTTTTGATCCGCTGTAAGTATAAGACAGCGTATCTCACCAATAAGATCAAGATTGGTACCGAATATTCGCAACCCTGcacagataaaaaagatatcttaattcaaaacgcaaaactATCTTGCGCACGgttgtttaaataaaatcataaattgcttagtccaataaatatgtcttgagttaaaaacaacatatttttttaaaggagaataaaaatgatttagttttatctttacacatttttaaagcgaatggtagtgatttgagttcagatattaattattcgccGCAAGAAAAAAACGTCTTAGCAAGAGATATAGCACgctcttaaaaaacggttttatcttgagtaactcttcctcaaaccaaaaatattaccaaattccaaagaagaagcaccaacattttcctttgagacttttaagtttttagacaagagcgattaattcttggtttgatgttttcaatatacagtcaagagctaaagctatttgaaaaaagaagcaccaaaactttggtttaagacttttaagtttttatacaagagccattaattcttggtttgatgttttcaacctacagtcaagagccaaagctatttcaaagaagaagcaccaaaattttcctttgagactttaaagtttttagacaagagcgataaattcttggtttgatgttttcaacctacagtcaagagccaaagctatttcaaagaagaagcactaaaatgttgctttgagacttaagtttttacgcaagagcgattaattcttggtttgatgttgtcaatatacagtcaagagccaaagctatttgaaagaaaaagcaccaaaactttggtttgagacttttacataaaatagtatcaataaatttgatgaagagcacaaaagcgctggtggccagcgtatgacttgcaatccggaggtcgcgggttcaaaccccggctcgtaccaatgagtttttcggaacttatgtacgaacatttgatattcaccagtcgtttttcggtgaagaaaaacatcgtgaggtaaccgggctaatcccaataatgcCTCTAGTttaaccctctgggttgaaaggtcagatgacagtcgctttcgcaaaaactagtgcctacgccaattcttgggattagtttccaagcggaccccaggctcccatgagccgtggcaaaatgccgggacaacgcgaggaagaagaagaagatgaagaggATTACTACAAAGATTTCAACGAATGACGAAAATCATGTTcgtttaagaaaattaattctttattcaagacatactaaacttggcgctaagagatttcagctctagatataaataatatcatatttcacattGAGTAACGTACTCTTGAACCAatgctttttcttgtttttatggagaaaatataattctcaattcaattatgagtatctaaccccaagaaacaaagtttcttggcacaatttctttaagtattgcactaagacagttaagttcaatttaaaaaatacaatacttaaaacaaaacgtaaacgctcttggtgagaataatgagctttttaaaagaaactttttatagctcggatagagaatttaattttttagcttaaataataaactgaaatattttatatcttgacgcaagaattttattgtttccttatataggaaacacaaaatgtcttgacacaagagtatttacttggctggagaactattttttttctgtgtgtGTCCCAAATGTAACTGGCCAGCGTGGTCATATATCTATCTTTATGTAGCGTAGCGTTCCAAAAGCGGCACGTACATTGTATGTACGAAACGAGAGCAGTGCACTTGAGCACCGTGTCGTTGATCAAAAGGCGGCGGACGCGTAGGTACACTGAACTATACTGTATGCAGTGATGTGCATTGAAATTGCGCAGTTTTTAGTACACGGGTCTCCCTCTGCTGGGGTCAACGACCCGCCGTTTATATTCAACGTAAAATGAAAAGACTCATGAGATAAGAAAGAAACACTGACAATGGGAATCGCCTGTAACGTTTGTTGTGAAATGGAGGTTATCGCGCAGAACCGGGTAACGGCAACTCGTGGGTTAGTGCTTGTAGGTCAGGTGAGCGCTGAGGTGCATATCCGCCCGTAGGCCCGTAGCGGACACCGGTACAACTTATACTCTGACATCCATGACTTTGTTTCGCTTTAGTACAGTGACAGTTTTCATTCAAAAGATACGCGAATGTAGCATAAGTATACAATTTTGGAATaacatgtttgtttattttgttgatATACCTATTCGTTTCGTAGTAAAGCAACAACAAATGCGCATTAACCGCAGTATATGGGAAACATGTTTACTTTACAGTGTGAATAGTTGAGTCATAAGAGATATAATTTTTGTGACTATATTACATGATAATAATACATCTAGTTTTATGGGAATTTACGTTTATGATAGTGTCCACTGCCCTACGCTATCAGCTATTACTTGTAGTGTGTGGTTAGGGATCTTTATTTCGTTAAGATGAAgttgattattttattgtagtttttatgaGTATTTTTTCTCTTTTAGCTCTACCAATTTGTCCAAACATTATCAGGATGCAATTATAATGTCGAGTCAGTTTATTGGGTATATTTAGTACAAATGAAACAAAACTGCAAAGTATAGGTTGTAAAAActgcatacatatattataaaacacattttgtcataacataatacatagaaatacaatgaaacaaTAATATCTTTATGTACATAAAAAACGTATCCCTAACAACACTTAATCTATTTGCGCTCTTATTAACATTTCTTGAATAAATAATGTTCTACAACATTCAGATCGAAACCGTTCATATCAAATAACAAAACAGTACAAATATGCAATgggcatttttattaaatatacctTTACTAGCCGATGAGCCGTCGTCACAAAACCGAAAGTTTATGTCAAATGCCATTCGTTTCGACACAAATTTAAGAAAGGCTTTAAAGTAAAGGTACAATGGAAATGCCTGTGTCCATATAAATAGACTCAGACAGGCGACTTGTTGTCCTGCAGTGGGACTTCTTCGGGCGCCGTTCCATTTCCATTTGCGACTCTTTCGTTTGCTGGCCTCGGAGACGAGCTAAACCTTTTCTTGATTGAACTCCAGTTCTTCTTAATGGTTACTCCTGCTACTACTACCACCATGGCAGCTACGATAATGCCGATGACGCTTTTGTCAACTCCCCCAGTTTTAGTGTCAGATGTGGTTGCTCCAACTTTTACGTTGGCGTCAGCCGCAGTAGAATCTTGATGAGTCTCGCCTACGGGTTTATCTGAAGAAACAATTTCGCCTTCTGACGGTATATTGTCTGCAGCTACACGCAAGGAAAAGTTGTTAACAGGCGATCCGCTTTCACTATTTTCTTTATCGGTGGATGACTGCACTTCCGTTGGAGTTTCCTCAGTACCTAAATCGACATCAGTGTCATGGGTTTCCTTAGGTATTTCGGGATCTATCAGAGTTCCAGGTAATTTAGCTTCCGATTCCAAAAGCAATTCGTCCTCGTTATTTATAGGTTTATCTGTGTCACATTCGTACATGTCCGCTCCGCATGAACCGGTGCATATCGTTACTAAAGAGATTTTTAACTTGTTGCAAATATCTTCCTTCAGTTCTACAGTACTGGTGGCAAGGGTCAATGTACGAAGCAATTCGAAGTTGGAAAACGTGTCTGCGTCAAGCACCTGAAAAAAAAGGAAGATATctttataagtatttaaaaaaataatttggatACTCTGGAATAAGTTGACCCGCCCATAATGCGTTGCGAATGAAGCTATGTTATATCATTTCTGTATACCTATCTGAGtattagtttagtatttgtcCGTTATaaagctgttttttttaaagagttttcaaaattttaagtcGAGAAATTTTGCGTGCTAGAATTTTATAACACTTTCAATGTCCCTCAATCGACAAAAAGTTTATACCAGGCTTCGAATATAATCTTATAATGAAGCTTAGTTCTCGTGTGACTATTTGTGGTCGATTTTATAAATTagataaaattataactaaactCTCTAAACTAAAATCTCAACTGTGTGctgagtaataataataaaaaaaaaacgcttttcaACAGAGTCAGACAATCATGAATCTTAATAGATACCCCACAAACCCCATACAGAATCACGGAGGACCCAAATATTCATACAAAAAGTGCCTGAGGAAAAATGGCTGTGAATTTTCAGTCctatcgtaaataaaatttatacgcATTGTCAGAAAGAGTTAAgggattataaaataaaatgttacatatCTACTACAGTTTTTAAGATTATATgaactttcagtatgacctaagcATAAGTGCCATACGAGTAACAGGGGCACAATAATTATATCTTTGACTTTTAACATATGATTGAAGTTAGGTACTTAAGTATAATCTGTATTTCATGTTTTTCGTTTATAATGTTTTTCCTTCACCATCGTCTGAAAAattgatcagtacccctagtgtaactgtgatcgacatcataacgtgacgaacgcgtttgcgttaagtgtcattttgtataggattttgagtttccaaaacgtcccgcttggcgcgctctttcgaaattcaatacaaaatgagactaaacgcaaacgcgtacgtcacgtttggaaatcgaatttatttacactaggggtactgcttTATAAAGTTTGGTAAAGCATAATTAGGTCTGgcaaattttaaatatgttggcGCGAAGGTTTATCGTCCcacagaaaatttgaatttcgcgccatTTTCTACCGACATAGTTATTTGACAGACTATTACCGACATAGTTATACTATACTATTTAAAAGTGCGATATTCTTGATGGGGGAGTAAAACCGATTATAGGTggaacaaatacttaaatgaaTGCAGCTAGGTCTGCTAGGTACTTGAAACTAGACGCCCcgaaagcaatataataaaataccctAGACGTCTAGAGTAAGTAAGTGCATCCACATGATGCAcatttacttattaattttgtaataaa includes the following:
- the LOC133524313 gene encoding uncharacterized protein LOC133524313, which produces MKPKCIHLLIVVLVSFGAVVAQNEDELPNPLENDNQFPPENHVEGDEVVEGSGDGTIETTTDSSPVLEAIQPTNQLVEEASITPDIEIPCPKRCSCMTEGDAFIVDCAGFDLTEFPSPIDENTTVLKLRNNKLTEIPQSISSLKNLKVLDADNNSIMELKSGSISELPNLTVLKLANNRLIEYPSDLRNSLLLNKLEELDLGGNDMRTVLDADTFSNFELLRTLTLATSTVELKEDICNKLKISLVTICTGSCGADMYECDTDKPINNEDELLLESEAKLPGTLIDPEIPKETHDTDVDLGTEETPTEVQSSTDKENSESGSPVNNFSLRVAADNIPSEGEIVSSDKPVGETHQDSTAADANVKVGATTSDTKTGGVDKSVIGIIVAAMVVVVAGVTIKKNWSSIKKRFSSSPRPANERVANGNGTAPEEVPLQDNKSPV